The following are encoded in a window of Flavobacterium psychrotrophum genomic DNA:
- a CDS encoding LIC_10190 family membrane protein, which translates to MLIIAIYWIFLSALFIPLGILTAKALRIETRNITFALILGLISGSVLFSITAFFAPLNGICLGITTLIAMASAYYYRGDYKEYLAAFNTDLKALPKYLKICLVFLLFGSLLKSAGAPFIVDNESYYIQTIKWLNEYGFVKGLANLHIFFAQTSAWHVLQAGVNFSFITNRINDINGFVFIWIIFYHFSESQKNPFAGWLKYYTLFSVLLFQFIDSPSPDFPLLIFLPTLIYLLSTQKDNPGERAIAFLLFAFLCTIKITILPLGLLFIKDLFQKKTWAVILKGAIPLVVLWVAKNVIISGYPLYPLHYFKMSTDWAVNTDAYNFIVKITSDYGYYKELYDPGNISLPQKLKYWISLPLLDGMLNKAAVAIFIITPVFMYLKKSTQYPAYFALLINFIAVLCTAPQFRYYLPQVLVLACYCIAMVVSYFKNNNISRPMLILGCVAAYIPFFSLSLSSLSRNSLHKSTGHVALSQLYLPEKNTRFKDMKYLHAEKGNLNFYYTEKDFLMYGTADGPLPCINPRQIEFYKSHFGIVPQLRGNTLKDGFYSQSVK; encoded by the coding sequence ATGCTTATTATAGCTATTTACTGGATATTTTTATCAGCTTTGTTCATACCATTAGGTATCCTGACGGCCAAAGCCTTACGCATTGAAACCAGAAATATTACCTTCGCCCTTATTTTAGGGCTTATTTCGGGTTCTGTTTTGTTTTCTATAACCGCTTTTTTTGCGCCTTTAAATGGCATTTGCCTGGGCATAACCACACTTATAGCCATGGCATCGGCTTACTACTATCGGGGTGACTATAAAGAATATCTCGCTGCTTTTAATACAGATCTTAAAGCCCTGCCAAAATATTTAAAAATCTGTCTGGTATTTTTGCTCTTTGGTTCGCTCTTAAAAAGTGCCGGTGCCCCTTTTATAGTCGATAACGAAAGTTATTATATACAAACCATAAAATGGCTAAACGAGTACGGCTTTGTAAAAGGGCTGGCTAACCTTCATATATTTTTTGCGCAAACATCGGCATGGCATGTATTACAGGCAGGTGTTAACTTTAGTTTTATTACAAACCGTATTAATGACATCAATGGGTTTGTGTTTATATGGATTATATTTTACCATTTTTCTGAAAGCCAAAAAAATCCGTTTGCAGGATGGCTAAAATATTACACCCTGTTTTCTGTATTGCTGTTTCAGTTTATAGACAGCCCCTCGCCTGATTTCCCTTTGCTTATATTTTTACCCACACTTATTTATCTTTTATCTACACAAAAAGACAACCCCGGCGAAAGAGCTATTGCATTTTTACTATTTGCATTTTTGTGTACCATAAAAATTACGATCTTACCTTTAGGGCTGTTATTTATAAAAGACCTTTTTCAAAAAAAGACATGGGCTGTTATTTTAAAAGGCGCAATACCACTTGTTGTACTCTGGGTAGCAAAAAATGTTATTATATCGGGTTATCCTCTTTACCCATTGCACTATTTTAAGATGTCAACAGATTGGGCTGTTAATACAGATGCTTACAATTTTATAGTAAAAATAACATCAGATTATGGCTATTATAAAGAACTGTATGATCCCGGTAACATAAGCCTGCCCCAAAAATTAAAGTACTGGATAAGCCTGCCCCTGCTTGACGGCATGCTAAATAAAGCTGCTGTAGCGATATTTATAATTACACCAGTGTTTATGTATTTAAAAAAAAGTACACAGTACCCTGCTTACTTTGCACTGCTTATTAACTTTATTGCAGTACTGTGCACTGCACCACAGTTTAGGTATTACCTGCCGCAAGTACTGGTTTTGGCGTGTTATTGTATAGCAATGGTGGTAAGCTATTTTAAAAACAATAACATTAGCCGCCCTATGCTCATACTGGGTTGTGTGGCTGCATACATTCCGTTTTTTAGCCTTAGCCTTTCGTCGCTATCCCGGAATTCGCTTCATAAATCTACAGGGCATGTCGCACTGAGTCAGTTATACCTGCCCGAAAAAAACACCCGCTTTAAGGACATGAAATACCTGCATGCAGAAAAGGGTAATCTTAACTTTTACTACACCGAAAAAGACTTTTTGATGTATGGTACTGCCGATGGCCCGTTGCCATGTATCAACCCAAGACAGATAGAATTTTACAAAAGCCACTTTGGCATTGTACCACAACTTAGGGGCAACACCCTAAAAGACGGATTCTATTCGCAGAGCGTTAAATAA
- a CDS encoding ABC transporter ATP-binding protein, with product MIIAGNIHKHYEHLHVLKGVDLNIAKGEIVSIVGASGAGKTTLLQILGTLDMPDSQSGASLVINGQDVLQMKDKALSKFRNQQLGFIFQFHQLLPEFTALENVCIPAFIAGKGKAETEAEAKKLLDYLGLSHRVNHKPGELSGGEQQRVAVARSLINNPAVIFADEPSGNLDTASAENLHKLFFQLRDEMGQTFVIVTHNEELANMADRKLVMSDGNILK from the coding sequence ATGATAATCGCCGGAAACATCCATAAACATTACGAGCACCTTCACGTTTTAAAAGGCGTAGACCTCAACATAGCCAAAGGCGAAATTGTATCGATAGTAGGCGCATCTGGCGCGGGTAAAACCACGCTGCTGCAAATACTGGGTACGCTGGATATGCCCGATTCGCAAAGTGGTGCCAGCCTTGTAATAAACGGGCAGGATGTGTTACAAATGAAAGACAAGGCATTATCTAAATTCAGGAACCAGCAACTGGGCTTTATATTCCAGTTCCATCAGCTGTTACCGGAGTTTACCGCATTAGAAAATGTTTGCATCCCTGCGTTTATAGCAGGAAAAGGCAAAGCAGAGACTGAAGCTGAAGCTAAAAAACTCCTTGACTACCTGGGCCTTTCACATAGGGTAAACCACAAGCCGGGCGAACTTTCGGGTGGTGAGCAGCAACGCGTAGCTGTAGCAAGGTCGCTTATAAATAATCCCGCTGTTATTTTTGCCGATGAGCCATCGGGTAACCTTGATACTGCATCGGCCGAAAATTTACATAAGTTGTTCTTTCAGCTGCGCGACGAAATGGGACAAACGTTTGTAATTGTTACCCATAACGAAGAACTTGCTAACATGGCCGACCGTAAACTGGTAATGAGCGATGGTAACATTTTAAAATAA
- the msrA gene encoding peptide-methionine (S)-S-oxide reductase MsrA, whose protein sequence is MKNIAVILLAIFSISCQGSPKGHERNANKIADKANKKVGNAKTETAIFAGGCFWCTEAFFTDLKGVEKVVSGYIGGIKANPTYREVCTGATGHAEAIKITFDPDEVAYEDLLEIFFATHDPTQLNRQGADVGTQYRSEIFYTSEAQKAAAENFIKLLTDQNIYAKPIVTNISKASVFYPAEDYHQDYYAQNPYQPYCMAVISPKLDKLKKNYKSKLKSE, encoded by the coding sequence ATGAAAAACATAGCAGTAATATTACTGGCAATATTCAGCATTTCCTGCCAGGGCAGCCCCAAAGGGCATGAGCGAAATGCAAACAAAATAGCAGACAAAGCAAATAAAAAGGTAGGCAATGCAAAAACAGAAACTGCCATTTTTGCGGGTGGTTGCTTTTGGTGTACCGAAGCGTTTTTTACTGATCTTAAAGGTGTAGAAAAAGTTGTATCGGGCTATATAGGCGGTATAAAAGCAAACCCAACTTACAGAGAAGTTTGCACCGGCGCTACCGGCCATGCCGAGGCCATTAAAATAACTTTCGACCCTGACGAGGTGGCTTATGAAGATTTGCTGGAGATATTTTTTGCTACACACGACCCTACGCAGCTAAACAGGCAGGGCGCCGATGTGGGCACACAATACCGCAGTGAGATATTTTATACCAGCGAAGCGCAAAAAGCCGCCGCAGAAAATTTTATCAAACTGCTTACCGACCAGAATATATATGCGAAGCCTATTGTAACCAACATTTCTAAAGCAAGTGTTTTTTATCCTGCCGAAGATTACCACCAGGATTATTATGCGCAAAACCCTTACCAGCCGTATTGTATGGCAGTTATTTCGCCAAAGCTGGATAAGCTTAAAAAGAACTATAAATCGAAACTGAAATCAGAGTAA
- a CDS encoding DUF6787 family protein, with product MEKFKNRWGIKHNYQLVVIFIVFAVTGSTSSYISKPILAAIGLNKDSISPWIYYPLYIILIFPAYQVLLLFFGFISGQIKFFWAFEKKMLKSIGLGFLFRNEK from the coding sequence ATGGAAAAGTTTAAAAATCGCTGGGGAATTAAGCACAACTATCAACTGGTAGTTATATTTATAGTTTTTGCTGTTACAGGTTCTACTTCTTCTTATATTTCAAAACCTATACTGGCCGCTATTGGCTTAAATAAAGACAGCATATCTCCCTGGATTTATTATCCGCTTTACATTATACTCATTTTTCCTGCTTACCAGGTATTGCTACTGTTCTTTGGTTTTATATCCGGGCAGATCAAGTTTTTTTGGGCCTTCGAAAAAAAGATGCTTAAAAGCATCGGATTGGGTTTCCTGTTCCGCAACGAGAAATAA
- a CDS encoding DUF6146 family protein, with protein sequence MRAFLITTTAIVSIIALSACGSNNVAKAKTDALNDTVQVKNKSQIAAAHLSDTVRIANDSLEYEVIIIDAGFNSWLYSRAKPRGYYGEPYLRNKNLFWVTEWNVRANSPLQYGELYQLRIDYDPKINYGYEVNYLLYNYLVYFQITNNQRLGGVVPQY encoded by the coding sequence ATGAGAGCATTTTTAATTACTACAACAGCCATAGTGTCTATAATAGCATTATCTGCCTGCGGGTCTAACAATGTTGCCAAAGCAAAAACCGATGCATTAAACGACACCGTTCAGGTAAAGAACAAAAGCCAAATAGCAGCTGCGCACTTAAGTGATACAGTACGCATTGCTAATGACTCGCTTGAATATGAGGTTATTATTATAGATGCCGGGTTTAATTCATGGCTTTACAGCAGGGCAAAGCCACGCGGTTATTATGGAGAACCTTATCTTAGAAATAAGAACCTGTTTTGGGTAACCGAATGGAATGTAAGAGCTAACTCTCCCCTACAATATGGAGAGCTGTACCAACTGAGAATTGATTACGACCCTAAAATCAATTATGGTTATGAGGTAAATTACCTGTTGTATAATTATTTGGTTTATTTTCAAATAACAAACAATCAAAGGCTCGGCGGGGTTGTGCCGCAATACTAA
- a CDS encoding GNAT family N-acetyltransferase, whose protein sequence is MAATINKPDEIVIRHATLKDAAALIHLKKGYIKETTSIPLYVYEYTNTIVQEQEWIDKFIMQDNCALFVAEHNGALIGNLDLTGSPRQKLAHTAMLGMGVAWNWQNKKIGTLLMEAAMDWAAKNSIVSIVWLEVYSTNTGGRKLYQNFGFEECGIMKNFFNEEVSADKISMIKYL, encoded by the coding sequence GTGGCTGCTACTATCAATAAGCCTGACGAAATAGTTATAAGGCATGCTACGCTTAAAGATGCCGCCGCACTTATACACCTAAAAAAAGGCTACATTAAGGAGACTACTTCTATTCCGTTATATGTATATGAGTATACCAATACCATAGTACAGGAGCAGGAATGGATAGATAAATTTATAATGCAGGACAACTGCGCGCTTTTTGTGGCTGAACACAACGGTGCGCTTATAGGTAACCTTGATCTTACCGGCAGCCCAAGGCAAAAACTGGCTCATACGGCTATGCTGGGTATGGGTGTTGCCTGGAACTGGCAAAATAAAAAAATAGGCACCCTGCTTATGGAAGCTGCGATGGACTGGGCTGCAAAAAATAGTATTGTAAGCATTGTATGGCTGGAAGTTTACAGCACAAACACAGGGGGCAGAAAATTATATCAAAATTTTGGTTTTGAAGAGTGCGGTATCATGAAAAATTTCTTCAATGAAGAGGTTTCTGCAGACAAGATTTCTATGATAAAATATCTTTAA
- a CDS encoding VOC family protein, whose translation MSTKILGLRTVGYKVSDLEKAKAWYTEAFETEPYFDQPFYVGYNIGGYEMALMPDESTKGDNVVTYWGVDDIQATYDRFTGLGATEHEAPHNVGGEIMVASVYDGWGNIIGLIYNPEFKLP comes from the coding sequence ATGAGTACAAAAATCCTTGGCCTGCGCACAGTAGGCTATAAAGTAAGTGACCTCGAAAAAGCAAAAGCCTGGTACACCGAAGCCTTTGAAACCGAACCCTATTTTGACCAGCCTTTTTATGTAGGCTATAACATTGGCGGCTATGAGATGGCCCTGATGCCCGATGAAAGTACTAAGGGCGACAACGTTGTTACCTACTGGGGTGTAGACGATATACAGGCAACATACGACCGGTTTACAGGCCTGGGCGCAACAGAGCATGAAGCTCCGCATAATGTAGGTGGCGAAATTATGGTGGCAAGCGTATACGACGGGTGGGGAAATATTATAGGCCTGATCTATAATCCGGAATTTAAATTGCCATAA
- the fabG gene encoding 3-oxoacyl-[acyl-carrier-protein] reductase: MKLLEGKTAIITGASRGIGRGIALVFAKQGANVAFTYSASVEAAKALEEELAAFGVKAKGYQSNAADFNESQKLVDDVLAEFGTIDVLINNAGITKDNLLMRISEEDFDKVIEVNLKSVFNMTKAVQRPMLKQRSGSIINMSSVVGVQGNAGQSNYAASKAGMLGFTKSIAIELGSRNIRCNAIAPGFIQTEMTEKLGEDVVKGWAAAIPLKRGGTPEDVANACVFLASDMSAYITGQTLNVDGGMITA, from the coding sequence ATGAAATTACTGGAAGGAAAAACGGCAATAATAACCGGTGCAAGCCGTGGTATAGGCCGTGGTATAGCCTTGGTATTTGCAAAACAGGGCGCTAATGTAGCATTTACCTACAGCGCTTCTGTAGAAGCTGCAAAAGCCCTTGAAGAAGAACTTGCCGCTTTTGGCGTTAAAGCTAAAGGCTACCAGAGCAATGCTGCCGACTTTAATGAATCGCAAAAGCTTGTTGATGATGTACTGGCAGAATTTGGTACTATAGACGTGCTTATAAACAATGCGGGTATTACTAAAGATAACCTGCTTATGAGAATATCTGAGGAGGACTTTGATAAAGTAATTGAGGTAAACCTTAAGTCAGTATTTAATATGACCAAGGCCGTACAGCGCCCTATGCTTAAGCAGCGTAGCGGTTCTATCATAAACATGAGTTCTGTGGTAGGAGTACAGGGTAATGCAGGCCAAAGTAACTATGCTGCTTCTAAAGCAGGTATGCTGGGCTTTACAAAATCGATAGCAATTGAACTTGGCTCACGCAACATTCGTTGCAATGCAATTGCACCGGGCTTTATACAGACAGAAATGACCGAGAAACTGGGCGAAGATGTGGTTAAAGGCTGGGCAGCTGCCATTCCGCTTAAGCGTGGTGGTACGCCGGAAGATGTGGCTAATGCCTGCGTATTCCTTGCCAGCGATATGTCTGCCTATATTACCGGCCAGACACTTAACGTTGATGGCGGTATGATTACTGCATAA
- a CDS encoding META domain-containing protein: MKKLLPLLAIAALAITSCRSTDTASSTALLTSGNWQLESINGKKADAAEFKNGLPTANFTIDHKVAGNSGCNQYGGSYNLNDDNGINVSEVFSTKMFCEGVTGEQKYLDALGKVNLAKIDKDKLVLLKDVDEVLIFKHMDADK, encoded by the coding sequence ATGAAAAAGTTACTTCCCTTACTAGCCATTGCGGCACTCGCCATAACATCATGTCGTAGTACAGATACTGCTTCGTCTACCGCATTGCTTACGTCGGGCAACTGGCAACTGGAAAGCATCAATGGTAAAAAAGCCGATGCTGCTGAATTTAAAAATGGCCTGCCTACTGCAAATTTTACTATAGATCATAAAGTAGCAGGTAATAGCGGTTGTAACCAATATGGCGGTTCTTATAACCTTAATGATGACAATGGTATTAATGTAAGTGAAGTGTTTTCTACAAAGATGTTTTGTGAGGGCGTTACCGGCGAGCAAAAATACCTTGATGCACTGGGCAAAGTAAACCTTGCCAAGATTGATAAAGATAAGCTTGTATTATTAAAAGATGTAGATGAGGTGCTTATATTTAAGCACATGGATGCAGATAAATAA
- a CDS encoding glyoxalase — MSERDKGLLALRPEILGEIHPQSSAEEIFQNRTLRPVLKLQNDIFVEAFVNYAVKQKGQFFLLSTEKQLHYIENAIQKDEKFRNALKGMIIALFTVEEYREYITNSSNLNKRMMNLLTERLKDQVQLLIK, encoded by the coding sequence ATGAGCGAACGCGATAAGGGCCTTTTAGCATTAAGGCCGGAAATATTGGGAGAAATACACCCGCAGTCTTCTGCTGAAGAAATTTTTCAGAACAGGACGCTGAGGCCGGTACTTAAATTGCAGAACGATATTTTTGTGGAGGCATTTGTTAACTATGCTGTAAAACAAAAGGGGCAATTCTTTTTGTTAAGCACAGAAAAGCAGCTGCACTATATTGAAAATGCAATACAAAAGGATGAAAAATTCCGCAATGCGCTAAAGGGGATGATAATTGCGCTATTTACCGTTGAGGAATATCGTGAGTACATCACCAATTCATCAAACCTTAATAAGCGTATGATGAACCTGCTTACAGAGCGCCTTAAAGACCAGGTACAACTTCTTATAAAATAA
- a CDS encoding alpha-ketoacid dehydrogenase subunit alpha/beta gives MTGTETKQALSFTDFRTEVINDYKTAVISRECSLLGRREVLTGKAKFGIFGDGKELPQLAMAKAFKNGDFRSGYYRDQTFMMAIGQLTIQQFFAGLYGHPDLANEPMSAGRQMGGHFTTHSLDENGNWNNLTQQKNSSSDISPTAGQMPRLLGLAQASKIYRNVKGIDTEKFSVNGNEVAWGTIGNASTSEGLFFETINAAGVLQVPMVISVWDDDYGISVHARHQTTKENISEILKGFQRDEDAKGYEIIKVKGWDYAELIAAYERAGEIARTQHVPVLMHIYQLTQPQGHSTSGSHERYKNSDRLAWEGEFDCNAQMRKWILENTFATEEELEAIEQQAKADVLEGKKDAWAAYQDPIKAERDAFVTLLKDVAAKSDNKVFIDKHISSIATVKELMRKDLLVIARKVLRLVINEPVKESLVAWIKAYTDENQPKYSSHLYSQSDKNVLNAKEVLPEYGDNPEDADGRMIMRNNFDALFTKYPETLVFGEDVGNIGDVNQGLEGMQEKYGEFRVSDAGIREATILGQGIGMAMRGLRPIAEIQYLDYLLYALQIMSDDLATLHYRTAGRQKAPLIIRTRGHRLEGIWHSGSPMGMIINAIRGINVLVPRNMTKAAGFYNTLLECDEPALVVECLNGYRLKEKMPINLGEFKTPLGVVETLKEGTDITLVSYGSTLRLVEQAAKELQEAGIDAEVIDVQSLLPFDLSHDIVKSVAKTNRLLVIDEDVPGGASAYILQQVLDVQDAYKHLDSKPDTLAAKEHRPAYATDGDYFSKPSVEDIYEKVYAIMHEAMPAKYPKLY, from the coding sequence ATGACTGGCACAGAAACTAAACAAGCACTTTCTTTTACTGATTTCAGGACTGAAGTGATAAATGATTACAAAACAGCCGTTATAAGCCGCGAATGCAGCCTCCTGGGCCGTCGCGAAGTACTAACAGGTAAGGCTAAATTTGGTATTTTTGGCGATGGTAAAGAGCTACCACAGCTTGCTATGGCAAAAGCCTTTAAAAACGGCGACTTCCGTTCTGGCTATTATCGCGACCAGACCTTTATGATGGCCATAGGCCAGCTTACCATACAACAGTTTTTTGCCGGATTATACGGCCATCCAGACCTGGCAAATGAGCCCATGAGCGCAGGCCGCCAGATGGGTGGGCACTTTACTACCCACAGCCTTGATGAAAATGGTAACTGGAATAACCTTACACAACAAAAAAACTCAAGTTCTGACATCTCCCCTACTGCCGGGCAAATGCCAAGGCTGTTAGGATTGGCACAGGCCAGTAAAATATACCGTAATGTAAAAGGCATTGATACCGAAAAATTCTCGGTAAATGGCAACGAGGTAGCCTGGGGAACCATAGGCAATGCCAGTACCAGCGAGGGCCTTTTCTTTGAAACCATAAATGCCGCAGGTGTACTGCAGGTACCTATGGTAATAAGCGTTTGGGATGACGACTATGGCATATCGGTACACGCGCGCCACCAGACTACTAAAGAAAACATATCAGAAATACTTAAGGGCTTTCAGCGTGATGAAGATGCTAAAGGCTACGAAATTATAAAAGTAAAAGGTTGGGATTATGCCGAGCTTATAGCCGCTTATGAAAGGGCAGGCGAAATAGCACGCACCCAGCACGTACCGGTGCTTATGCACATTTACCAGCTTACGCAACCTCAGGGCCATTCTACATCAGGATCGCACGAACGCTACAAAAACAGCGACCGCCTTGCCTGGGAAGGAGAATTTGACTGTAACGCACAAATGCGCAAATGGATACTCGAAAATACCTTTGCCACTGAAGAAGAGCTTGAAGCCATAGAGCAACAGGCTAAGGCCGATGTACTTGAAGGTAAAAAAGACGCATGGGCGGCTTACCAGGATCCTATTAAGGCAGAGCGCGATGCGTTCGTAACCCTTTTAAAAGATGTTGCAGCCAAAAGTGACAACAAAGTATTTATAGACAAGCACATAAGCAGCATTGCAACGGTAAAAGAACTTATGCGCAAAGACCTGTTGGTTATTGCCCGCAAGGTGTTGCGCCTTGTTATTAATGAGCCTGTTAAAGAAAGTCTTGTTGCATGGATAAAAGCGTACACTGACGAAAATCAGCCAAAATACAGTTCGCATTTATACTCCCAATCGGATAAAAATGTGCTGAATGCAAAAGAGGTATTGCCGGAATATGGCGATAACCCGGAAGATGCAGACGGGCGTATGATTATGCGTAACAATTTTGACGCACTGTTTACCAAATATCCTGAAACGCTTGTTTTTGGAGAAGATGTTGGTAACATAGGCGATGTAAACCAGGGGCTTGAAGGTATGCAGGAAAAATACGGCGAATTCCGTGTAAGCGATGCCGGTATTCGCGAAGCTACTATTTTAGGACAGGGAATAGGTATGGCAATGCGTGGACTGCGCCCTATTGCTGAGATACAATATCTTGATTACTTGTTATATGCGCTGCAAATTATGAGTGATGACCTTGCCACGCTGCACTACCGCACGGCAGGCAGGCAAAAAGCGCCGCTAATAATCCGTACGCGCGGGCACAGGCTTGAGGGCATCTGGCACTCTGGCTCGCCTATGGGCATGATAATTAACGCTATTCGCGGTATTAATGTACTGGTACCAAGAAACATGACCAAAGCTGCCGGTTTTTATAATACGCTTTTAGAGTGCGATGAACCTGCCCTTGTGGTTGAATGCCTTAATGGCTACCGCCTTAAAGAAAAGATGCCTATAAATCTTGGTGAGTTTAAAACGCCACTGGGCGTTGTTGAAACGCTAAAAGAGGGTACAGATATTACACTGGTATCTTACGGCTCTACACTGCGCCTTGTAGAACAGGCTGCAAAAGAGCTACAGGAAGCCGGTATAGATGCTGAAGTTATCGATGTACAATCCTTACTGCCATTTGACCTTAGCCACGATATTGTAAAAAGTGTAGCTAAAACAAACAGGCTGCTTGTTATTGATGAAGATGTACCGGGAGGTGCCTCTGCTTATATTTTACAGCAGGTGCTGGATGTACAGGATGCCTACAAACACCTGGACAGCAAACCGGATACGCTTGCAGCAAAAGAACACCGCCCTGCTTATGCAACAGATGGCGATTATTTTAGCAAACCGTCTGTAGAAGATATTTACGAAAAAGTATATGCTATTATGCACGAGGCCATGCCTGCAAAATATCCTAAGCTATATTAA